The following nucleotide sequence is from Candidatus Bipolaricaulota bacterium.
ATTTTAAATAGAATTTGTTTCCGATAAAACCCTATCCATGACTGAGCCCGGCGGAATAAATTCAATTTTGTCCGATTATCCGACTTGAAGCTTGGCGGATAATTGTGACAAAAATATAATATCAAGGAAAAAGCGATTTGTCAATATATATGCCCGTTTAAATTTGGTCGGATTGTAAAAAAAATCGCGATATTATATAATATTCGCAGAATAACCATAATCAAATTTTATGCAAATGAAAAACAATAAAACCAAGAAAAAAGAAAACAAATCCCCATTAATCATTTTGCTGATTTTGATCTTACTGCTTTTATCCGCTGTTGTATTTTTACTGTTGAGAGGCCGGGAAGACGCTTGGATTTGCGAAAACGATCAATGGGTCAAACACGGCAATCCGACGGCCGACAAGCCGTCTTACGATTGCGGGATTTTGGAAAAGTTTCCGGTCGAGCCGGCATCCAATGAGATTCAAGTGTTTTCTCCCACAATAAATCAAGTGATTACCAGTCCTCTGGAGATTTCGGGCAAGGCGACCGGCAGTTGGTTTTTTGAAGCCAGTTTTCCAGTGGAATTGCTGGATGGCGACGGCAAGCTTTTGGCCAGCGGTATAGTGTCCACGCAGGACAGATGGATGACCAAGGATTTGGTGCCGTTCACGGGCAGTTTGGAATTCGATCCCGGGAAGGCTGACGGTGGCATGTTGGTTTTAAGGCGCGACAATCCTTCGGGGTTGCCGGAAAACGATAAGGCGATAATCGTGCCGGTAAGATTCGAACAAGTCGAATCCGAAGAGGAAAAAACCAACGTCAAGGTTTTTTTCAACAACAGTATATTGGATCCCGAGATATCGTGCGTCAATGTTTTTTCCATTAATCGCGAAATAGAAAAGACGCCGACAGTGGCCAAAGCGGCCATTGAAGAATTGCTCAAGGGCCCGACTGAAGCTGAAAAAGCGGACGGTTACAATACCAGCATCACCCGAGGAGTGAAGTTGAACTCCATCACCATTCAAAACGGCACGGCTTTCGTTGATTTTGATGAAAAATTGGAAGCGCAAACCGGCGGATCCTGCCGCGTTGGGGCTATTACTTCACAAATAACAGAAACGCTTAAACAATTTTCCAGCGTGCAAAGCGTGGTTATTTCCATCAATGGCAGAACCGAGGACATTTTGCAGCCGTAATAAATAAAAATGTTTTGAAAACCGCTGTTTGAATTTTTTTTCAAGGCGGTTTTTTTTATGGCGCGGTCGGCGGCGTATTCGCCGCCGATGTAGAGACGC
It contains:
- a CDS encoding GerMN domain-containing protein, translated to MQMKNNKTKKKENKSPLIILLILILLLLSAVVFLLLRGREDAWICENDQWVKHGNPTADKPSYDCGILEKFPVEPASNEIQVFSPTINQVITSPLEISGKATGSWFFEASFPVELLDGDGKLLASGIVSTQDRWMTKDLVPFTGSLEFDPGKADGGMLVLRRDNPSGLPENDKAIIVPVRFEQVESEEEKTNVKVFFNNSILDPEISCVNVFSINREIEKTPTVAKAAIEELLKGPTEAEKADGYNTSITRGVKLNSITIQNGTAFVDFDEKLEAQTGGSCRVGAITSQITETLKQFSSVQSVVISINGRTEDILQP